The following DNA comes from Rhodanobacter sp. AS-Z3.
GTACCCACGCCGACCGCCGTCAACGCCAGCTACATGGCGTCGACCATCCAGCAGGACAACGGCAGCACCGGCTGGACGGCCACCGTGGACGTGCAGCACGCCCGCATGATCGTGGTGCCGGCCACGCCGATCGCGTTCGAGGCCGGACGCGCACCGCAACTATGGCTGATCCCGAACGGCGGCAAGCCCGTCTCGGTGGGCATGATCGCGCGCGACAAACCCACGGCGTTGCCGCTCACACCTGCCTTGTTGGCACAACTGGGTACGACAGCGGCACTGGCGGTATCGGTCGAACCCATGGGTGGCTCGCCGACCGGCCAGCCGACCGGAGCGGTGATCGGCAAGGGTTCCATCGGCACTGCAACGGATGCGCTGCGCAAGGTCAGCCTGCTGGTTGCCGCGAAGCCAAATCGCGCAGCGGCATGAACCCACGCACCGACTCCTGTACGACATTGGAGCGCGGTGCAAGCCGGCGTGAGTCAGCTCGGCAACATGCGTTCGCAAATCGCCAGGTAAATCGCCGGCAACGCTTCCAGTTCAGCGAGCGCCACGCATTCGTCGAGCTGGTGAATGGTGGCGTTGACCGGCCCGATCTCGACAACTTCGGCACCCAGCGGCGCGATGAAGCGGCCGTCCGAAGTACCCCCGCCGGTGCTCTGTTCGGGCTCGATGTCGCACAACTGGCGACATACCGCTACCACCGCCTCGCGCAACTGGCCACCGGGTGGCGTCAGGAACGGCTCACCGGATAGTTGCCAGTCGACCTGAACATCCAACCCGTGGCGATGCAGGATCGCCTCACTGCGCGCGCGCAGATCAGCCGCGCGACTGGCCGTGCTGTAGCGAAAATTGAACAGCGCCTGCAGCGTGCCGGGGATGACGTTGTTCGCACCGGTGCCGGCGTTGATGTTGGAGATCTGCATCGAGGTCGGCGGAAAATCCTGATTGCCCTCGTCCCAGTTTTCGGCAGCCAGCTCGGCCAGCGCCGGCGCAAACGCATGGATCGGATTGAGCGCTTTCTCGGGATACGCCACATGGCCCTGCACACCGCGCACCGTCAACGTGGCCGACAGCGACCCACGTCGCCCCACGCGAATCAGGTCACCCAACCGCGCCTTGGCGGAAGGTTCACCCACCACGCACCAGTCGATCTGCTCGCCGCGCTCACGAAAATGCTCGGCCACCTTGCGCACGCCATCAATGGCCACGCCTTCCTCATCGGCAGTGAGCAGCAAGCCGACCCGGCCGGAATGCTCCGGATGCTCGGCAACGAACTGCTCCAGCGCCACCACCATCGCGGCTACCGAGCCCTTCATATCGGCGGCGCCACGGCCGTATAGATGGCCATCGCGTACTGTTGGCTCAAACGGCGGGCTGACCCAGGAACCTTCCGGACCGCTCGGTACCACGTCGGTATGACCGAGAAACATCAGCGTGGGCCCGGCGGCGCCGTGGGTGACCCACAGGTTGTCCACCACGCCGTAGCGCAGATGCGTCACGGCAAAACCCGCACGCGCCATCCGCGCAGCGATGAGGGGCAGACAACCGGCATCCTCCGGCGTTACCGAACGGCGACGGATCAGCTCACAGGTCAGATCGAAAACAGCAGACATGGCGGCTCACAGGGCGCAGGGTTTGGTCAGAACATCGAGCATACCAAGGGATGCCCATGGGCCCGCAGATCAACCCACCAACACGGTACCCAACAGATGGCCCACGGCATAGGTGATTGCTGCTGCTGCCGCCGTAATACCGAACTGGCGGGCGATCGAAAACAGCATGCTGCGGCCGGTGAACAACGAGGTGCCGATGCCGATCAAGGCCAGACCCGCGGCGGTAGTGCATCCACTGACGATCAGCGCCGTACTGCCACCGACGAAGAAATACGGCGCCACCGGAAACATCGCACCGCAGGCAAACAGGCAGAACGAAGAGATTGCCGCACCCCAGGCCGAACCGCCCAGTTCGCCGGGGTCCACACCAAGATCCTCGCGCACCATCATGTCCAGTGCGGCACGGGGCGTCTCGGCGATGTGCTCGGCGAGATGTTCGGCGGCGGCCCGCTCCAGTCCCTTGTCGCGATAGATGCCGGCGATATGCTCACGTCCGTCGTCCGGTGACACCGCCAGGCGTTCGGCGCGTTCGGTGATCTGCGCCTGATAGAACTCGCGCGAACTGTTCACCGACAGCCACTCACCCAGCGCCATTGAGCAGGCGCCAGCGACCAGACCGGCCAGACCCGCCAGCAGGATGGCGCGATCACCGGTGGCCGCGCCGGCCATGCCCATCACCAGACTGACGTTGGACACCAGCCCGTCATTCGCGCCCAGCACCGCGGCGCGCAAGGTATTGCCACTTTGCGTGCGATGCCGGTGATCGCGCTGGTCTGCCTCATGGGGTGCAATAAAATGATCACGATGACCGCTGCGGTCGACCGGGGTGGCTGCGTGGTCGGCGTGTTCCATACGCACCACCGTTGGCATCACGAATTCCGTACCAAAATGCCTGGCAAACCAGCCCAGCGCACGCACCCGCAAACCGATGCGCGATATCGGCACGGGCACCCCCATCTCGCGCAGACGAGCTTCCCAGAACTGGGCGTTGAGCTGTTCGCCTTGCGCGATACGCCAATAGACCTGGCCTAGCCGGGCATCGGTAGCCAGATCGGCCAGGCGTGCATACAGCGCGGCATTGTCGCGTTCGATGCGCAGGTTGTTGCAGAAGCGGCGGGCACGATGACGGGTCATTTCAACGCCCGAAGATTTTCTTGAAGCCGTTGTCAGTGAAACCGACGCTCACCGAGCCATCGGCCAGCACCACGACCGGGCGACGAATCAACGCGGGATATTCCTTCAGCAACAAGGTCCACTCCGGGTCGCTGCCCGGGTTCTTGCGCTGCGGCAGCAGGTTGCGCCAGGTGGTTGAAGATTTATTGACCAGCTTTTCCCAGCCACCCAATGCCGCTGCCCACGCTTTCAGGGTTGCCGCCGGCACCGGATTGGCGCGGTAATCAACAAACTCATGTGCAACCTCGAAACGTGCCAACCAGTTGCGCGCCTTGCGACAGGTATCGCAGTTGGGCAGCCCATACAGCTTCGCGCTCATTCGCCACTCCGCAGCAGTTCGTTGATGCTGGTCTTGCTGCGCGTCTGCGCATCAACCTGCTTGACGATGATCGCCGCATACAGGCTGTGGCTGCCGTCCTTTGCCGGCAGGTTGCCAGCTACCACCACGCTGCCGGACGGCACACGGCCATAGCTGACTTCACCGGTAGCTCGGTTGTAAATGCGCGTGGACTGGCCAAGGAATACGCCCATGCCGATCACGCTGCCGCGTTCCACCACCACGCCCTCGACCACTTCGGAGCGTGCGCCGACGAAGCAGTTGTCCTCGATGATGGTGGGATTGGCCTGCAACGGTTCCAGCACGCCACCGATGCCGACGCCGCCGGAAAGGTGCACGCCCGCGCCGATCTGCGCGCACGAGCCCACCGTGGCCCAGGTGTCGATCATGCTGCCGGCACCGACGAAGGCACCGATGTTGACGTAGCTGGGCATCAACACCGCGTCTTTCGCGATGTGTGCGCCGCGACGCACCAGCGCACCCGGCACCACGCGTGCGCCAAGCTGCTGCAGTTCGGCGTCATTTCCATGCGCGAAACGCAGTGGCACCTTGTCGAATGCCTGCGCTGACCCGCCATCAACCACGCGGTTGTCGTTGATGCGGAAATACAGCAGCACGGCTTTCTTGATCCACTGATTTACCGTCCAGCCACCGTTGCCGTCCGGCTCGGCGACACGACGCTGCCCCGATTCAAGCAGATCAAGCACCTGACCGATGGCTGGCCGCAACTGGGTTTCGATTTCAGTCTGGGACAACGCACTGCGGCGTTCGAAGGCATCGTCAATCAGGGTTTCGATGGATTGCATGGTATTCATTCGATGATCATGGTGAAGGGGGAGCCGGATGCGGCTCGCGATAGAGCGTACAGTCTGGACGTCCGGAACCTGTGCCGGGATTCATCAATACTTAACCGCAACACGCCCATTGTTTCACAGCCTTGAGGAGGATTCGGCAATGAACCAGATCAAGATTGGCGTAATGGTCGGAAGCCTGCGCATGGATTCGTTCAATCGGCGGCTGGCCCGTGCCGTGGAACGGCTGGCACCGACAGACCTAGCGTTCCGGCATATCCAGATCAGCGACCTGCCGCTGTACTCGCAGGACTTCGATGCCGCTTACCCCGCAGCCGCCACCCGACTGAAGAAGGACATCGAGTCCGTCGACGCGCTGCTGTTCGCCACGCCTGAATACAACCGGTCAATTCCCGGCGTACTGAAGAACGCCATCGACATTGCTTCGCGCCCATGGGGAACCAACTCGTTCGCCGGCAAGCCTGCTGCGGTCATCGGCACCTCGATCGGCGCCAACGGTACCGCCATGGCGCAACAGCACCTGCGCAACGTGCTGGCCTATCTGGACATGCCGGTACTGGCACAGCCTGAAGTGTTCCTGCACTTCAAAGACAATATCATCACCGAAGACGGCAGCATCAGTAGCGACGGCACGAGGAAATTCCTGCAAGGTTTTGTTGACGACTATGTCGCTTGGGTCAGGCGATTTGCAGGCTGATGGCGAGCTACGCTGATGAGCTTGTCCGCGCCCGCCTTGACCGCACCGTGCAGCAGAGTCGGATGATCGAAATTTTCGAGATCCGCAATGATGGTTCAGCGGCGTTGATGCCACAGCCTCTGCGGTGAAGTGGTGGCAACACCGTTCTACCGATGGACTGATTCGCATGCCTTCTCGCATGCGACCTCCCGTCCCGCAGAAGCGAGACCCTGAAACGCTGTCAGCAAGGCCGGCGAGACCCTCTTGCCGGCTGGCGCTGCCCGAAGAATGCGTGATAATGGACTGATCCCACCTGAAAGGCGGTGCAAGCCCATGACGCAATATGATCTTGAGTCCTTGTTGG
Coding sequences within:
- a CDS encoding anti-sigma factor, translating into MNTPIDDGNHNLRYAEYVLGVLDADTRAQVAREVSSSDEAATAVALWQRRLIPLADTIDEVAPALYVWARIRDTLQLEQPASKPLRVARPREGLWNNLPLWHWLGLGASALAVALLVVVSLPRSVPTPTAVNASYMASTIQQDNGSTGWTATVDVQHARMIVVPATPIAFEAGRAPQLWLIPNGGKPVSVGMIARDKPTALPLTPALLAQLGTTAALAVSVEPMGGSPTGQPTGAVIGKGSIGTATDALRKVSLLVAAKPNRAAA
- the dapE gene encoding succinyl-diaminopimelate desuccinylase → MSAVFDLTCELIRRRSVTPEDAGCLPLIAARMARAGFAVTHLRYGVVDNLWVTHGAAGPTLMFLGHTDVVPSGPEGSWVSPPFEPTVRDGHLYGRGAADMKGSVAAMVVALEQFVAEHPEHSGRVGLLLTADEEGVAIDGVRKVAEHFRERGEQIDWCVVGEPSAKARLGDLIRVGRRGSLSATLTVRGVQGHVAYPEKALNPIHAFAPALAELAAENWDEGNQDFPPTSMQISNINAGTGANNVIPGTLQALFNFRYSTASRAADLRARSEAILHRHGLDVQVDWQLSGEPFLTPPGGQLREAVVAVCRQLCDIEPEQSTGGGTSDGRFIAPLGAEVVEIGPVNATIHQLDECVALAELEALPAIYLAICERMLPS
- a CDS encoding VIT1/CCC1 transporter family protein, which translates into the protein MTRHRARRFCNNLRIERDNAALYARLADLATDARLGQVYWRIAQGEQLNAQFWEARLREMGVPVPISRIGLRVRALGWFARHFGTEFVMPTVVRMEHADHAATPVDRSGHRDHFIAPHEADQRDHRHRTQSGNTLRAAVLGANDGLVSNVSLVMGMAGAATGDRAILLAGLAGLVAGACSMALGEWLSVNSSREFYQAQITERAERLAVSPDDGREHIAGIYRDKGLERAAAEHLAEHIAETPRAALDMMVREDLGVDPGELGGSAWGAAISSFCLFACGAMFPVAPYFFVGGSTALIVSGCTTAAGLALIGIGTSLFTGRSMLFSIARQFGITAAAAAITYAVGHLLGTVLVG
- a CDS encoding Spx/MgsR family RNA polymerase-binding regulatory protein, translating into MSAKLYGLPNCDTCRKARNWLARFEVAHEFVDYRANPVPAATLKAWAAALGGWEKLVNKSSTTWRNLLPQRKNPGSDPEWTLLLKEYPALIRRPVVVLADGSVSVGFTDNGFKKIFGR
- the dapD gene encoding 2,3,4,5-tetrahydropyridine-2,6-dicarboxylate N-succinyltransferase, whose protein sequence is MQSIETLIDDAFERRSALSQTEIETQLRPAIGQVLDLLESGQRRVAEPDGNGGWTVNQWIKKAVLLYFRINDNRVVDGGSAQAFDKVPLRFAHGNDAELQQLGARVVPGALVRRGAHIAKDAVLMPSYVNIGAFVGAGSMIDTWATVGSCAQIGAGVHLSGGVGIGGVLEPLQANPTIIEDNCFVGARSEVVEGVVVERGSVIGMGVFLGQSTRIYNRATGEVSYGRVPSGSVVVAGNLPAKDGSHSLYAAIIVKQVDAQTRSKTSINELLRSGE
- a CDS encoding NAD(P)H-dependent oxidoreductase, with product MNQIKIGVMVGSLRMDSFNRRLARAVERLAPTDLAFRHIQISDLPLYSQDFDAAYPAAATRLKKDIESVDALLFATPEYNRSIPGVLKNAIDIASRPWGTNSFAGKPAAVIGTSIGANGTAMAQQHLRNVLAYLDMPVLAQPEVFLHFKDNIITEDGSISSDGTRKFLQGFVDDYVAWVRRFAG